One Deinococcus psychrotolerans genomic window carries:
- a CDS encoding type II secretion system F family protein yields the protein MPIFTYTTQSDAGAVTTGKLSALSRAAALQDLKRRGLRIIDLKTTSPLTGNIQLRNPSPNGMDMSLFCSQFALMARAGVSQTETLQALTRTTSNRKLQLALEDVRQKVDGGILITRAMNEHPLIFDRSFIALMTAAIRTDTVAGTMDRLSMMYERNVKVQQEVKSALVQPAITIILALVVVLVLSILVIPQFKSMLEGMNVPLPIYTQALIATSEFMRSWLVIFPTAIILTGGVLFRRFHQTEHGKGKVDEFLLKIPKVGSLILLGSLSRINRTLSTLLSNGIPKNDSIDIAAKASGNAVLERILQEGRAHIEQGGLLYQVLERYPKQFPATITGMVSTGEQQGELAPMLDRVADFYERQVENDAKNLTKTIEPLMYVVIGVMVGGIVLAIMSPLSSMIAALSK from the coding sequence GTGCCCATCTTCACTTACACCACCCAGAGTGACGCTGGAGCCGTCACCACCGGCAAACTCAGCGCCCTCAGCCGCGCCGCCGCCCTCCAAGACCTTAAACGGCGCGGCCTGCGGATCATCGATCTCAAAACCACCAGCCCCCTCACTGGCAACATCCAACTCAGAAACCCCAGTCCCAACGGCATGGACATGAGCCTCTTCTGCTCCCAGTTCGCCCTCATGGCCCGCGCTGGCGTCTCCCAAACTGAAACCCTCCAAGCCCTCACCCGCACCACCAGCAACCGCAAGCTCCAACTTGCCCTCGAAGACGTGCGCCAGAAAGTCGACGGCGGCATCCTCATCACCCGCGCCATGAACGAACACCCTCTCATCTTTGATCGCAGCTTCATCGCCCTGATGACGGCCGCCATCCGTACCGACACCGTCGCTGGCACTATGGATCGTCTCAGCATGATGTACGAACGCAACGTCAAAGTTCAGCAGGAAGTCAAGAGCGCCCTCGTCCAGCCTGCCATCACCATCATCTTGGCCCTCGTCGTCGTCCTCGTGCTGAGCATCCTCGTCATCCCGCAGTTCAAAAGCATGCTCGAAGGCATGAACGTCCCACTGCCGATCTATACCCAGGCGCTGATCGCCACGTCCGAATTCATGCGGAGCTGGCTGGTCATTTTTCCCACTGCCATCATCCTGACCGGCGGGGTTCTCTTCCGGCGATTTCATCAGACCGAACACGGCAAAGGCAAAGTCGACGAGTTCCTCCTGAAAATCCCCAAGGTCGGCAGCCTCATTCTGCTCGGCTCGCTCTCCCGCATCAACCGCACCCTCAGCACCCTGCTCAGTAACGGCATCCCCAAGAACGACAGCATCGACATCGCCGCCAAAGCCAGCGGCAACGCCGTACTGGAGCGCATCTTGCAAGAAGGCCGCGCCCACATCGAGCAAGGCGGCCTGCTCTACCAGGTGCTGGAGCGCTACCCCAAACAGTTCCCCGCCACCATCACCGGCATGGTCAGCACCGGCGAGCAGCAAGGCGAACTCGCTCCGATGCTCGACCGCGTCGCGGATTTCTACGAACGCCAGGTCGAAAACGACGCCAAGAACCTCACCAAGACCATCGAGCCGCTAATGTACGTCGTTATCGGCGTCATGGTCGGCGGCATCGTCTTGGCCATCATGTCTCCCTTGTCAAGCATGATCGCGGCACTCAGCAAATGA
- a CDS encoding prepilin-type N-terminal cleavage/methylation domain-containing protein, giving the protein MKTPTAAAGFTLIEILVVIAIIGILIAVLIGNYGGVLKRGQRSVAQNHGRIASLAVTQWLSQNPIRTADTLDNADCTKPTSFVGEGTVSSYHAGDLGWPAPSSSQVTCVIHAQGRTVQVATSAADTSYINGETP; this is encoded by the coding sequence ATGAAAACCCCCACCGCCGCCGCTGGATTTACTCTCATTGAGATCCTGGTTGTCATCGCCATCATCGGCATCCTCATCGCCGTCCTGATCGGCAATTACGGTGGTGTCCTCAAACGGGGGCAGCGGAGCGTCGCCCAGAATCACGGGCGCATCGCCAGCCTGGCCGTGACGCAGTGGCTCTCTCAGAATCCCATTCGCACCGCCGATACCCTCGATAACGCCGATTGCACTAAACCCACCTCCTTCGTCGGAGAAGGCACCGTCAGCAGCTATCACGCAGGCGATCTGGGCTGGCCCGCGCCGAGCAGTTCACAGGTCACGTGCGTCATTCACGCGCAGGGCCGCACGGTTCAGGTTGCCACCAGCGCCGCCGACACCAGCTATATCAACGGCGAAACGCCGTAG
- a CDS encoding prepilin-type N-terminal cleavage/methylation domain-containing protein has translation MPKSLAPPLTAGFTIVELLVVIFIIGLILSLTLPNLHNDNRDVDLFAFQLSSYLEDAQQLARTQEEKILVNYNCRKKEFSWVQFTSTDPSVTGTYEESKIVADSILKVPDKLDVAPRSQVQCGNMPAYVDSTVRTVTFNQSGHIISHTYPNAFIAGQENDYSRLTGYFVAVSPFLGVRTY, from the coding sequence ATGCCTAAGAGTCTCGCCCCTCCCCTGACCGCGGGGTTCACAATCGTTGAGCTGTTGGTGGTGATCTTCATTATCGGCCTGATCTTGAGCCTGACCCTGCCAAATTTACATAACGATAACCGCGATGTTGACTTATTCGCCTTCCAGCTCTCGTCTTACCTTGAAGACGCTCAACAATTGGCCAGAACCCAAGAAGAAAAAATTCTGGTCAACTATAATTGCCGTAAAAAAGAATTCTCTTGGGTACAATTCACATCAACAGATCCTAGTGTCACGGGAACTTACGAAGAAAGCAAAATAGTAGCGGATTCCATCCTGAAGGTGCCTGACAAGTTAGATGTTGCACCCCGCTCGCAAGTCCAATGCGGGAACATGCCCGCTTATGTGGACAGCACAGTTCGCACGGTGACGTTCAACCAAAGCGGCCACATCATCAGCCATACCTATCCCAATGCGTTTATCGCTGGTCAAGAAAACGATTATTCCCGACTCACCGGCTACTTCGTGGCCGTCAGTCCATTCTTGGGGGTGAGGACGTATTAA
- a CDS encoding prepilin-type N-terminal cleavage/methylation domain-containing protein: protein MNRDEGFTLIEVLIAVVLVGLVVGSVIISSVNLSNVNARTQLQSLEVSAARAVALHFAATLPTPGQVLSGPVSRIIALNDLSEEQRNLMSRFGYTLSSTSNQLTLTIARLDVHPDPNTLNLVMQQR from the coding sequence ATTAACCGCGACGAGGGTTTCACTTTAATTGAAGTGCTGATCGCTGTGGTGCTGGTGGGCTTGGTGGTCGGAAGCGTAATCATCAGTAGCGTCAATCTCAGTAACGTCAATGCCCGCACTCAGTTACAGAGTTTAGAAGTCTCCGCCGCTCGCGCCGTCGCGCTGCACTTTGCGGCCACACTCCCCACACCAGGGCAGGTGCTCAGCGGACCAGTCAGCAGGATCATCGCCCTCAACGACCTGAGTGAAGAGCAGCGCAACTTGATGAGTCGTTTCGGCTACACCCTCTCTTCCACAAGCAATCAACTGACCTTGACCATCGCTCGCCTCGACGTTCACCCTGATCCCAACACCTTGAATCTCGTCATGCAACAGCGCTAA
- a CDS encoding prepilin-type N-terminal cleavage/methylation domain-containing protein, whose translation MPNLLPPTAHHRAGFTLVELLVTLALTVLIVSALATILPRSMALSRTDTLTAATNTVLTNVVGTLNASFDRSRPIILLRASRTQLEFLQLGEPQHIQTLDGTPTQGQDTFNMPILSTNPVGVEYVFLNTAGDYLLSTVKSYQSSDQTLSFACAMNLPGQVQAYTYTRVRYTFASPVFSRTEKLSNFAGSAGISDPESVKAQNVQFAPVYGQTLGDFGITFQPPLASIMVAGRSQPMTGLNYAITALGSGLSVTNAGSVRVRLAGKTQWACGQKAGIPPNSTGTLQVNTMLEHDPKALGNPRVDVVGATSTQSITTFAKSLFPDLMPGQYNASAAPLDMNGTSYDPHITGSPATIGDGSNATINVDYQEATGTLQIIEDGLPAGRSAQIDGTKLYSAVPTIRGKKAYLTALVSQLLPGTYTLTSFSKDITVNGQTFTATPISVTITARKLTTVHVQWQPATGTALIHIQGLPANQSATFQFYGRSPYFLKDFTSPNGDVTIGQILQGNYDLFAFKTTNGYVATISWQLGSKSGSDLGENGARLPIGPGQTTLVTVNYALPSSGPPSGGADSFLVWGAIGRTLPTAVVYLRPGLEDHQNPSPAPMTAYVMSNLDAVRVAAGWYTILVTDSANGTILYRTVTYIGKTPAFSLTTTGPEYTIQSAPMPYLDTLYVGDSATGNLVFYATNEINRPLKTTITTPNDRVVHTNFDQSLLQYVGSFGVSDGPTGILWQLQNQGLNVDYENYQPIKDNINNSVQSPVTQHDFCSRTKTGTTFQDCISDYARYGKWW comes from the coding sequence ATGCCCAATCTCCTACCGCCCACCGCCCACCACCGCGCTGGCTTCACCTTGGTTGAACTCCTCGTGACCCTGGCCCTGACCGTCTTGATCGTCAGCGCTCTGGCCACCATCCTGCCGCGCTCCATGGCCCTCAGCCGCACCGACACCCTCACCGCAGCCACCAATACCGTCTTGACCAACGTGGTCGGCACCTTAAATGCCTCCTTCGACCGCTCACGACCCATCATTTTACTCAGAGCCAGCCGCACCCAGTTGGAATTCTTGCAACTCGGCGAACCCCAACACATCCAAACGCTCGACGGCACGCCCACACAAGGTCAAGACACCTTCAACATGCCCATACTCAGCACCAACCCCGTGGGCGTGGAGTACGTTTTCCTCAACACGGCGGGCGATTACTTGCTCTCCACCGTCAAAAGTTACCAAAGCTCAGATCAGACCCTCAGCTTTGCATGCGCCATGAACTTACCCGGTCAAGTGCAGGCCTACACCTACACCCGCGTGCGCTACACCTTCGCTTCACCCGTGTTCTCACGCACGGAAAAGCTCAGCAACTTCGCTGGCTCTGCTGGCATTTCAGATCCCGAGTCCGTCAAAGCTCAAAATGTCCAGTTCGCCCCCGTCTATGGACAGACGCTGGGAGACTTCGGCATCACCTTCCAGCCGCCCCTGGCGAGCATCATGGTCGCGGGCCGTTCGCAGCCGATGACCGGCTTGAATTACGCCATCACCGCCCTCGGCTCCGGATTGAGCGTGACCAATGCCGGTTCCGTTCGCGTGCGCCTGGCTGGAAAAACGCAGTGGGCCTGTGGACAAAAAGCCGGAATACCGCCCAATAGCACAGGCACCTTACAAGTCAACACCATGCTCGAACATGATCCAAAGGCGCTTGGCAATCCGCGAGTTGATGTGGTGGGTGCCACGAGCACTCAGAGCATCACCACCTTCGCTAAGTCCCTTTTCCCCGATTTGATGCCTGGACAGTACAACGCCAGCGCCGCACCGCTGGACATGAACGGCACCTCGTATGACCCTCACATCACCGGCAGTCCCGCGACAATAGGCGACGGCAGCAACGCCACCATCAATGTGGATTATCAGGAAGCTACAGGCACCTTACAGATCATCGAAGACGGCTTACCCGCAGGCAGAAGTGCTCAGATTGATGGAACAAAGCTTTACTCTGCTGTTCCCACCATACGCGGCAAAAAAGCCTACCTGACAGCACTCGTCAGTCAGCTCTTGCCTGGAACGTACACGCTCACCTCCTTTAGCAAGGACATCACCGTCAACGGTCAGACCTTCACCGCGACGCCTATCAGCGTCACGATCACGGCCCGCAAGCTCACCACCGTCCACGTCCAGTGGCAGCCCGCCACCGGCACGGCCCTCATTCACATCCAAGGCCTGCCCGCCAACCAATCGGCCACCTTCCAGTTTTACGGGCGCTCCCCTTATTTCCTTAAAGACTTCACTTCACCCAACGGGGACGTCACCATCGGCCAGATCCTGCAAGGCAACTACGATCTCTTCGCCTTCAAGACGACCAACGGCTACGTCGCCACGATCTCATGGCAGCTCGGAAGCAAGTCCGGCAGCGATCTGGGGGAAAACGGTGCGCGCCTTCCCATCGGGCCGGGCCAGACCACCCTCGTCACTGTCAATTATGCCCTGCCCTCCTCCGGCCCACCCAGCGGCGGTGCCGACAGTTTCCTCGTCTGGGGAGCCATCGGCAGAACCCTCCCCACCGCCGTCGTTTACTTGCGCCCCGGTCTGGAAGACCACCAGAATCCCTCCCCTGCCCCCATGACCGCCTATGTCATGTCCAACCTCGACGCCGTGCGCGTAGCTGCCGGGTGGTACACCATTCTCGTCACCGACTCGGCCAACGGCACCATCCTCTACCGCACCGTGACCTACATCGGAAAGACCCCCGCCTTCTCACTCACCACCACCGGCCCCGAGTACACCATCCAGAGCGCCCCCATGCCGTATCTCGACACGCTTTACGTTGGTGACAGCGCCACCGGCAACCTCGTCTTCTACGCCACCAACGAAATCAACCGCCCGCTCAAGACCACCATCACCACGCCCAACGACCGCGTCGTTCATACCAACTTCGATCAGAGCTTGCTGCAATACGTCGGATCGTTCGGCGTCTCAGACGGCCCGACCGGTATCCTCTGGCAACTCCAGAATCAGGGCCTGAACGTCGATTACGAAAACTACCAGCCGATCAAGGACAACATCAACAACAGCGTCCAGTCCCCCGTCACCCAGCACGACTTCTGTTCGAGAACCAAAACCGGCACGACCTTCCAGGACTGCATCAGCGACTACGCGCGCTACGGGAAGTGGTGGTGA
- the vapC gene encoding type II toxin-antitoxin system tRNA(fMet)-specific endonuclease VapC, translating to MSLPLRFLLDTNICIFIIKHKPAVVRERFAALTPGEVGLSAVTEAELLHGVYKSARVEHNLAAVLAFASQLVMLPFDSQVTETYGRIRAELEQAGRPIGPLDFQIAATALAYDLTLVTNNTREFRRVAGLNVEDWLNSPSS from the coding sequence TTGAGTCTGCCCCTGCGTTTTTTGCTTGATACCAACATCTGTATCTTCATTATCAAACACAAACCCGCCGTTGTGCGCGAACGATTCGCGGCACTCACTCCCGGCGAAGTCGGCCTCAGCGCCGTGACAGAAGCAGAATTGCTTCATGGGGTTTACAAGAGTGCGCGTGTTGAACACAATTTGGCGGCGGTGTTGGCCTTCGCTTCCCAACTGGTGATGTTGCCGTTCGATTCGCAGGTGACTGAGACTTACGGACGGATTCGGGCTGAGCTGGAGCAGGCAGGGCGACCCATCGGCCCGCTGGACTTTCAGATTGCGGCGACGGCACTTGCTTATGACCTGACCCTGGTGACGAACAATACCCGCGAGTTCAGACGGGTTGCGGGTTTAAACGTCGAGGACTGGTTGAACTCGCCTTCATCTTGA
- a CDS encoding antitoxin, with protein sequence MTTAKVFQSGNSQAIRLPRELRLDVSEVEVIRHGETLIIRPIHPKMTLAGAFDALVCIGDDFLPAGRQQDMAQEREAF encoded by the coding sequence GTGACCACGGCAAAAGTGTTTCAGAGCGGCAATTCCCAGGCCATACGTCTCCCACGCGAATTGAGGCTGGATGTCAGCGAGGTTGAAGTGATCCGGCACGGCGAGACCCTGATTATCAGGCCGATTCACCCGAAAATGACGCTGGCTGGGGCCTTCGACGCTCTGGTCTGTATCGGCGACGATTTCCTGCCCGCTGGACGCCAACAGGACATGGCACAGGAGCGGGAAGCCTTTTGA
- a CDS encoding nuclear transport factor 2 family protein, which translates to MSTLRTLTALVALTVPGLSLALPYPTGSTLPVATSRPVPPIVQQWADAWNKADAAGMARLFTEDGVYQDFAFQAKNTGKDGIAGWVTLTLKSIPDAHAVLLDAFQIGDRAAVQWVFSGTPVGFGDLGGKSFSVPVSSVFELRDGKIEQVIDYYNRADLFHQLGLPSDNWAAPKP; encoded by the coding sequence ATGTCCACCCTGCGCACCCTGACCGCTCTCGTCGCCCTGACCGTCCCTGGCCTGTCGCTGGCTCTTCCTTATCCGACTGGGTCTACACTTCCAGTTGCCACCAGTCGCCCGGTGCCCCCAATTGTCCAGCAGTGGGCAGACGCCTGGAACAAAGCCGACGCGGCGGGCATGGCAAGGTTGTTTACCGAGGACGGCGTGTATCAGGATTTTGCCTTCCAGGCCAAAAACACCGGGAAAGACGGTATCGCTGGCTGGGTAACGCTGACCCTGAAAAGCATTCCCGATGCCCACGCGGTCTTGCTGGACGCCTTTCAGATTGGCGACCGTGCCGCCGTCCAGTGGGTATTTAGCGGCACGCCCGTCGGCTTCGGTGATCTCGGCGGAAAATCGTTCTCGGTACCAGTCAGCTCCGTCTTTGAACTCAGAGACGGAAAGATCGAGCAGGTCATTGATTACTACAACCGTGCCGACCTGTTTCACCAGCTCGGCTTGCCTTCCGACAACTGGGCCGCTCCCAAACCGTAA
- a CDS encoding medium chain dehydrogenase/reductase family protein translates to MTQTLPRTRTIRITEIVLPGLVEPSGLQVQQRTLAALAAGQALVQVEASGISFAEQGMRRGRYPGQPKFPFVPGYDLVGTVQEVGTGVDPALIGTRVAVATKIGGWASHALVNAADLVAVPASVDSAEAETAIVNGVTAWQMLYGSARAKPGQTILVHGANGGVGTVLVQLARHAGIRVIGTASPRHHAALLELGVEPLDYHAPDLTAQIRRLAPGGVDAAFDHLGLESARRSFDLLAKGGTLVAYGMAADLNEAGPVLPMFLKMVVQIIGWTALPNGRRASFYDFWSGKTISPRKFRQRQHEALSQVLDLLAQGVIRPYVAARFPLSEVRQAMELAESRTVMGKVVLIP, encoded by the coding sequence ATGACCCAGACTTTACCCAGAACACGCACCATACGGATCACCGAGATCGTTTTGCCAGGACTCGTCGAACCTTCCGGCCTTCAGGTTCAGCAGCGGACTCTGGCCGCACTCGCTGCAGGCCAGGCGCTGGTACAGGTGGAGGCCAGTGGCATCTCTTTCGCCGAGCAAGGGATGCGGCGGGGACGTTACCCCGGTCAGCCGAAGTTTCCGTTCGTGCCCGGCTACGATCTCGTCGGAACGGTTCAGGAAGTCGGGACTGGCGTCGATCCAGCACTAATCGGTACGCGGGTCGCCGTCGCCACCAAGATCGGTGGCTGGGCCAGCCACGCCCTGGTAAATGCTGCTGACTTGGTCGCGGTTCCCGCGTCCGTCGATTCCGCTGAAGCTGAGACGGCCATCGTCAACGGCGTCACCGCCTGGCAGATGCTGTACGGCAGTGCCCGTGCCAAACCGGGTCAGACCATCCTGGTTCACGGTGCGAACGGCGGTGTGGGCACTGTGCTAGTGCAACTGGCTCGGCACGCCGGCATACGGGTCATCGGCACCGCTTCGCCACGGCACCACGCCGCGCTGCTTGAACTGGGCGTGGAACCGCTTGATTACCACGCCCCCGACCTCACAGCCCAGATTCGGCGACTGGCCCCAGGCGGCGTGGACGCCGCCTTCGATCACTTGGGACTTGAAAGTGCCCGGCGCTCGTTCGATTTGCTGGCTAAGGGCGGCACATTGGTCGCTTACGGTATGGCCGCCGACCTGAATGAAGCTGGCCCTGTGCTCCCGATGTTTCTCAAGATGGTCGTTCAGATCATCGGTTGGACTGCGTTGCCGAATGGTCGCCGGGCTTCCTTCTACGATTTCTGGAGCGGCAAGACAATCAGCCCCAGAAAATTTCGTCAGCGCCAACACGAAGCGCTCAGCCAGGTGCTAGACCTGCTCGCTCAGGGCGTCATCCGGCCTTACGTTGCGGCCCGATTTCCCTTGAGCGAAGTGCGGCAGGCCATGGAACTCGCCGAGTCACGCACCGTGATGGGCAAGGTGGTGCTGATCCCCTGA
- a CDS encoding TetR/AcrR family transcriptional regulator, translating into MPSPLTLSTSEARRETVISSALTVFARAGYLGTPVSAVAEHAQISTAYVFKLFPRKEELFVAALERCFALIRVALEAGAKIAPDESPEVVLKAMGAAYAALIADRSLLMLQVHAQSASTVPEIAAALRDGLALIVTFVKTRSQAPDVAVQQFIAYGQLCHLITVAGLDDDATDWARLLTNGIQHF; encoded by the coding sequence GTGCCTTCCCCGCTGACCCTTTCCACTTCAGAAGCCCGGCGTGAGACAGTCATCTCCAGTGCCCTCACCGTCTTTGCCCGCGCGGGCTACCTCGGTACGCCGGTCAGTGCTGTGGCCGAGCACGCCCAGATCTCGACGGCTTACGTCTTCAAGCTCTTTCCTCGCAAAGAAGAACTCTTCGTCGCCGCCCTAGAGCGCTGCTTCGCGCTGATTCGGGTGGCCCTCGAAGCTGGAGCCAAGATAGCCCCAGATGAGTCTCCCGAAGTTGTCCTGAAGGCGATGGGGGCGGCCTACGCCGCCCTGATCGCCGACCGCTCCCTGCTGATGCTTCAGGTGCATGCTCAGTCTGCTTCAACAGTGCCAGAGATCGCTGCCGCCTTACGAGACGGCCTGGCCCTGATCGTCACCTTCGTCAAAACCCGCTCCCAGGCTCCAGACGTCGCCGTGCAGCAGTTCATCGCTTACGGGCAACTGTGTCACCTGATCACGGTCGCCGGACTCGATGACGACGCCACCGACTGGGCCAGACTGCTCACGAACGGCATCCAACACTTCTGA
- a CDS encoding SDR family NAD(P)-dependent oxidoreductase produces the protein MPQVTNPDAMHYAASKGAVITLTKSIARGFAGQGVLAYSVAPGWVKTEMAEAYLAEHAEELRRELPMGQAAPPEDVANTVVFLASGMVPHMTGTTLDINGTSYVR, from the coding sequence ATTCCTCAAGTTACCAACCCTGACGCAATGCACTACGCCGCCTCCAAAGGAGCCGTCATCACCCTGACCAAATCGATTGCGCGGGGCTTTGCTGGCCAGGGTGTCCTGGCGTATTCGGTCGCACCCGGCTGGGTCAAAACTGAGATGGCCGAAGCGTATCTGGCAGAGCACGCAGAGGAATTGCGCCGGGAATTGCCTATGGGGCAGGCCGCGCCACCAGAAGACGTCGCCAACACGGTGGTCTTCTTGGCTTCAGGCATGGTGCCGCACATGACGGGCACAACTTTGGACATCAACGGCACGTCCTATGTTCGGTAA
- the gabT gene encoding 4-aminobutyrate--2-oxoglutarate transaminase, whose translation MTQLQQPHDWLTDRQTYVARGVNNAHPVVIARAENARVWDITGREYIDFVGGIGVLNVGHNHPRVVAAIQAQAEQFLHPCFQVALYPGYIELCRRLCVRAPIRGPVKGALFSTGAEATENAVKMARSYTGRSAVISLTHSFHGRTLMGMSLTGKASTYKQNFGPFAPEVYHTAAPYSYRGVSAEQALDRLDELLITTVGADQVAAIIVEPVLGEGGFLPLPAAFLRGLRERCTQHGMVLIADEIQSGVGRTGTFFAIEHSGTEPDLVLVAKSLGGGLPISAVIGKADIVDAPAPGGLGGTYAGNPLACAAANAVLDLFDDGELLPQAAALGEQLRAGLDKLAVGFPQIGEVRGIGAMLALELVEDPLTKTPATALTQRVVEQARERGLLLLKAGLYGNVIRVLVPLTATPRDIHEGLLRLEAALEAAVERRHVVG comes from the coding sequence ATGACCCAGCTCCAGCAGCCCCACGACTGGCTCACCGACCGTCAAACCTACGTCGCACGGGGCGTGAACAACGCCCATCCGGTCGTGATAGCCCGAGCCGAGAATGCCCGGGTGTGGGACATCACGGGCCGTGAATACATTGATTTCGTGGGCGGGATCGGCGTGCTCAATGTCGGACACAACCACCCCCGGGTGGTGGCGGCCATTCAGGCCCAAGCGGAGCAGTTCCTGCACCCCTGTTTTCAGGTGGCGCTCTATCCGGGATACATCGAGCTGTGCCGCCGCCTTTGCGTTCGTGCGCCCATCCGAGGTCCAGTCAAAGGGGCGCTGTTTTCTACCGGGGCCGAGGCCACGGAGAACGCCGTCAAGATGGCCCGCAGCTACACGGGTAGGAGCGCCGTCATCTCCCTGACCCATTCGTTTCATGGACGCACCTTGATGGGGATGTCGCTGACCGGAAAAGCCAGCACTTACAAGCAGAATTTTGGCCCTTTCGCTCCGGAGGTCTACCACACGGCCGCGCCCTATTCCTACCGGGGTGTCAGCGCCGAGCAGGCCCTCGACCGACTCGATGAGCTGCTGATCACCACTGTCGGTGCCGATCAGGTGGCGGCCATTATCGTGGAGCCGGTGTTGGGTGAGGGAGGCTTTCTGCCGCTGCCCGCTGCTTTTCTGCGCGGCCTGCGCGAGCGGTGCACGCAGCACGGCATGGTGCTGATCGCGGACGAGATTCAGTCCGGTGTGGGCCGGACTGGAACGTTCTTTGCCATTGAGCACAGCGGTACCGAACCGGACTTGGTGCTGGTTGCCAAGAGCCTCGGTGGGGGACTGCCAATTTCAGCAGTCATTGGCAAAGCGGACATCGTCGACGCGCCTGCTCCTGGTGGGCTTGGGGGAACTTACGCGGGTAACCCGCTGGCCTGCGCCGCTGCCAACGCCGTCCTCGACCTCTTCGACGATGGTGAACTCCTCCCTCAAGCGGCGGCCCTTGGTGAGCAGTTGCGGGCGGGGTTAGACAAGCTGGCAGTTGGGTTTCCTCAAATTGGAGAGGTGCGGGGAATCGGCGCGATGTTGGCGCTGGAACTGGTTGAAGACCCGCTCACCAAGACGCCCGCGACTGCCCTGACCCAGCGGGTGGTGGAACAGGCCCGTGAGCGAGGGCTGCTGCTACTCAAAGCTGGGCTGTATGGCAACGTGATTCGGGTGCTGGTACCGCTCACGGCCACGCCGCGCGACATCCATGAGGGCCTGCTCAGGCTAGAAGCTGCTCTGGAAGCAGCGGTGGAGCGCCGACACGTGGTGGGATAG
- a CDS encoding Gfo/Idh/MocA family oxidoreductase gives MIRIGLLGAGTMTVVHNKVWQEASLAITAVWSPSRRRQRLAEHQPPYRQRGFGALCHHANILNICTPMSSHQAYTVCAAEAGLHMVGERPTGKRTSS, from the coding sequence ATGATTCGGATTGGTCTGTTAGGCGCTGGAACGATGACGGTGGTTCATAACAAAGTCTGGCAGGAGGCGAGCTTGGCAATCACGGCCGTCTGGTCACCTTCACGGCGCAGACAACGACTGGCCGAACATCAACCTCCTTATCGTCAGCGAGGCTTCGGAGCGCTTTGCCATCATGCCAATATTCTTAACATTTGTACACCGATGAGCAGCCACCAGGCGTATACCGTGTGCGCCGCTGAAGCTGGCTTACACATGGTAGGCGAGCGGCCTACTGGTAAAAGGACTTCATCATGA